The genomic window TGTGCGCGGACAACCTCAATGACCTTGTGAACAAGCTACCAGCAATACCCAAGACGGCCCGCAAGGCAGGACGCTAGGACACCCATGACCAGCCTGCGCCATCGCATAACTGAAGCGGCCAAAAATCTGCCTGGAATGCTGCGGCGGATTGCGCCTTCCGCCATCATGGTCACAGTCGCGTTTCTGGTCGGCTTTGTGTTCATGGAAATTGCTGCACGGGCAATCAACAATGTGCCCATCTTGTCGGCCAAAAACTGGGTGGCAGAAGCGCTGGAAGCCGGCACCGAAAACCTGACAAGCGTGTATGACAGTACGCTTGGCTGGAAAGCACGTAAGGACATGCGTCGGGTTGGTGATTCAGCCAACCACCCAGCAGCACCCGACTTCAGCAAAGTCACGGTGACAACCAATTCTCAAAGCCTGCGGATGAACTCCGCAAGGACACCCATCCGTGAGGACGCACCCAAAGGCGCCATTTTTGCCGTTGGCGACTCTTTCACCTGGGGATCAGAGGTCAGCGACCACGAGACGTACTCAGCGCATCTGGAAAGCATCTTGAACCGCCCGGTTCTCAATGCGGCCTATGGCGGATGGGGCCTGGACCAGATGTATCTGCGTTCCAGGGAGTTGGTGCCTGACCTGAAACCGTCGCTGATCATCCTGAGCCCCCTGTCAGACGATCATCTGAGAAATGCGTTTCGCCGATACGGACGGGCCTTCAAGGGATACTACGACCTGACAGACGACGGAGGATTGGAACTACGAGGCATACCTGTCCCTCGAAACTCAGCCGCAGCCCGTGATGTAGGCGACCTGCAATCCGTACTGGGGCACTCCTACTTCATCTTCTGGGCGATGCAGATTCTCGGCCAGCAGGAGATGTGGGTGAACCGCAATCTGCTGACAGATCAGGTCCATAGCTTCGAGGAGTCTGTTGAAATTTCCTGCAGATTGTTCCCCAGATTTCAGGCCCTGGCAGCCGAGCACGGCGCAGACCTTCTATATGTGCAGGTCTATGGCGGCAACGAAGTGCTCCAGGGCGAGCGGCACTGGTACTCAACACAGGGGATAGAGTGTGCCCGCAAGGCGGGCATCACAAGTATCGACACCTATGATGCGTTTACGGCCGTCCTTGAGCGAGAGGGCAAAGAGGCCCTGCTTACGCATTACAGCATTTGGAAAGATGGTCGCATTGGCCATATGAGCTCAAAGGGCAACCGCCTGGTGGCGTCAACCATTGCTGACGCCTTGAAGGCAGAGTAAACGCCCGCGCACTCTACGCCAGATCGCGGTCCATCTGATCCAACGTGGCCGCTGGAGGACGCTGGAACAGCTGATCCATGGACACATCGCGGGTCCATTCATCACACACCGCAACATCATCCTGCCCAACTGGATTGCCCGCTGCCTGCAACGCTGCCAGCAATTTGTCGAAGGAAGCCCGGTCGCTGGGAAATGCGCGGTAAGCTCTGAAGCTCGCCCGCGCCGCGTCCAGCGCAGTGGCGGCATTCTGGGCAAGCTGCCAGGCGCGGTGTTTATTCGCCGCTGCCCGATACGCGTGGTGCAGACGGGTCCCGATGAGTGCATCCGAAAACGCTTTGTCATCATCGCTGAATTCGTGGCGCCACTGGGCGTGCTCGCCAGACCGGAAATGCGCCATATCCTGAGCAGCGGGAACGCGGACGGAATCATCCCCCACAACATTGTGGTAGGACATGACCCGCGACAGATACCCTGCGGCATCCTGTTTCAGATCATCCGTATACGCAAAGTCAAACTCAAGTCCGGGATAGTCATGGGTAAACGCGCCCCACCATCCCTCAATCCAGTTGATGGCGCGAGGCAGGTGAACCCGGACCTGGAAAGCCAACTGTTTTTCATGCGGCCAGCTGTGATAGTCCTCCGGCACAAACTGAAATTCGGTGTGCAGCTGCCTGAGATCCTCGCCTGCCTTGCGAATATGATAGGTCATGGAAATCGTCGCATCTCGCGGCTCACGCATGAGGACAGTCATGCGCGAAAATCCAGCTTCCTGTGCCGTGCGGATGTTGTAGTGGCTCGCATGCATATGCACGCTGACCGAATAGCCACCGCGCACATACCGGCTCAGACCGGAGCCCCGCAAAATCTGTGCATCAAAGTTGCCCGCGGAAATCAAACGGCGATCTTCAGGGTAGTAGCCGGTGCGCATGGTGGTCATCAATGACGCGTCGCTGTAAACGTCCGGCGTGCGCAGCCCGGCCATCTTGGCAAGCGCATTGTCCGTGAAATCCGTACCGCTCTTGGGCAAGGAAACGAGAAAGACGCTGGAGCGTCCAGCCTGCTTGGTGAATGGCAGTTTCATCAGTCAAAATCCCTAGGCCAAAGTGCCCTGTTCCGCGGTCTTTGTATCAGCGCCGGTCAAACCACGATCTCCCAACGCGTCAAATATGCTCCGGGCAATCGTCGCGCAGAAAGCGTCCGTGTAGTGAACCGTATCGACATACAGCGCGTCTGTGCTTTGGTCCTGCAGGTCAGCAAGCCAAAGGAAATTCTTGTTGTCACGCAGCGGCGCATGAGAAGCCAACACCTCGGTCACTTCCCCGGAGCGTTCATGGCCCTGAAGGCCAAAGTGGCTGGCTAGTGCAACATGATTGTTGAGGTCATAGCCATATGACGGTGTCGGCTGCCAGGCAAAGAGAAGGGGCATGCCAAACTTTGCGCAGATGGACTCTGCAATTCCCATATTGGTCTTGTAGCGCTCGACGATTTCCGTCTTCTGGTCATCCGTAAGCGGATCATACGCCGCCGTCGTAAGGGGCGATGCGGCACCGCGCTGGGCAATGGAACTGGCGATCACGTCAAACAGCCGTGATGAAGGCAGTGTCGCAAAGAACTTCTGAAACAGGTTCCACTTTGGCCGACTGCGCATGCGTGAGCGGGTTTCAGCCGCCACCTCTTCATTCATTTCCACAACAGCTTGATGAAACAGGCCATAGGTAGGCGGTAGCCCATTGAAGAAGTAGGAATCATTAATGCCGTCGAGGAAGATCACGAGATCAGGGCGGCGGCCCTCGCGCAGCAAATTCTGGAACAGCGTAATTTCCATGGACGAGAAAAACGAGCCACGCCCGAAATTATAGACATTCACGCGGCGTCCGCTCTGCCCGGAGGCATTCATCAGGTCCTGCAGCTTGCTTGGAATGGTCGTCCAGTCCGGCCCCACCGCCAGCGTGGTAGACCCACCAAAGAAGAACACATTGAAGCAGTCATCAGCGGGCGGCCACGGCGCCTTCTCTCGGTTGTGCCGATAGCCCTGCGGCGCATAGTTGATGAAACTGCCTTCCCGCCCGGGATGCTTGAATTCCGAAAAGGGTTCGTGCTCATAAATGTTGAGTTCGTGCTTGGCGTATTCAGCGAAGAATGCGCCCGTTTGATTTTCCTCAACGGCAAACCACGCGGGAACGTATTTGGCCAATTCGCCCTCGAACCTGGAAATATACGAGTAGCGCTTGCGCTCCTGAGGCGTTGCCACAAACCGCGGGAACAACCGAAAGGCAATCGCCGCAGCCAGATTGAACACGACAAAAAGAGCGCACAGGCCTGTAAACAGAATGGCGAGCGTTTCAATCACTGGATGGCCCCCTCGGCCGAACACCTAAA from Candidatus Phaeomarinobacter ectocarpi includes these protein-coding regions:
- a CDS encoding SGNH/GDSL hydrolase family protein, with translation MIETLAILFTGLCALFVVFNLAAAIAFRLFPRFVATPQERKRYSYISRFEGELAKYVPAWFAVEENQTGAFFAEYAKHELNIYEHEPFSEFKHPGREGSFINYAPQGYRHNREKAPWPPADDCFNVFFFGGSTTLAVGPDWTTIPSKLQDLMNASGQSGRRVNVYNFGRGSFFSSMEITLFQNLLREGRRPDLVIFLDGINDSYFFNGLPPTYGLFHQAVVEMNEEVAAETRSRMRSRPKWNLFQKFFATLPSSRLFDVIASSIAQRGAASPLTTAAYDPLTDDQKTEIVERYKTNMGIAESICAKFGMPLLFAWQPTPSYGYDLNNHVALASHFGLQGHERSGEVTEVLASHAPLRDNKNFLWLADLQDQSTDALYVDTVHYTDAFCATIARSIFDALGDRGLTGADTKTAEQGTLA
- a CDS encoding SGNH/GDSL hydrolase family protein — its product is MTSLRHRITEAAKNLPGMLRRIAPSAIMVTVAFLVGFVFMEIAARAINNVPILSAKNWVAEALEAGTENLTSVYDSTLGWKARKDMRRVGDSANHPAAPDFSKVTVTTNSQSLRMNSARTPIREDAPKGAIFAVGDSFTWGSEVSDHETYSAHLESILNRPVLNAAYGGWGLDQMYLRSRELVPDLKPSLIILSPLSDDHLRNAFRRYGRAFKGYYDLTDDGGLELRGIPVPRNSAAARDVGDLQSVLGHSYFIFWAMQILGQQEMWVNRNLLTDQVHSFEESVEISCRLFPRFQALAAEHGADLLYVQVYGGNEVLQGERHWYSTQGIECARKAGITSIDTYDAFTAVLEREGKEALLTHYSIWKDGRIGHMSSKGNRLVASTIADALKAE